The Myxococcales bacterium region CGCGCTCGTTGGCGCGGCGCTCGCCGCCGACGGCCTCCTCGGCGTGTCGCCGGTGAGCTTCATGAACGGCCTTACGGGGGGATTGCTCGGCGTCTCGGACGTCTTGAGCGGCCTCGTCAAGAGCTTGGTCTTTGGCCTCATGATCGCCATTTCGAGTTGCTACTTCGGCCTCGCGACCACGGGCGGCGCGCCCGGCGTCGGTCGCTCCGTCAACGCGACCGTCGTGGCCAGCGCCGCCGGCATCTTCGTCCTCGACTACTTCGTCAGCTTCCTCTTGGGCTAGCCATGAGCGACTCGGCCCTCCCCCTCTCGCGCCGTCCAAGGGAGGGCTTCATCACGGCGACGCTACGGCTCATCGGTACGACGGCGATGGAGCTCACACTCGCCGGTCGCGACCTGTTCTCCGTCTTCGCGCGGACGCTCTACTTCCTGACGACGCGGCGCCGCGATCGCGCAACGCTCATGCGCCAGGCTTTCGAGATGGGCAACAGGAGCGTCTTCTTCCTGGTCGTCACGATGGGGTTCATCGGAACGATCCTCATCTACCAAGGCGGACTGCAGCTCAAGCGTGTCGTGCCAGATTTCTCCCAACTCGGCGCGAACTTTCTTCAGCTCCTCGTGCGCGACATCGCAGCCTCCATCGGCGCCCTCATGCTCGCGACGCGCATCGGCGCCGGCATCGCGGCCGAGATCGGGTCCATGGTCGTGACCGAGCAGGTCGACGCGCTGCGCATGTGCTCGGCCGATCCCATCGATTTTCTCGTCGTGCCGCGCTTCGTGGCGGGCCTCGTGATGACCGGCTTCCTCATCGTCTTGGGCGGCGCCGTAGCCTTCGGCGCTGGCGCGTTGACGGCGCACATCGCCTTCGAGGTTCCCTTCGAGGTCTTCATCACGGCGCGCTCGGTTCGCTTGGGCGACTTGGTCACGGGCGCCGCCAAGTGCGTCGCCTACGGAGCCGCCATCCCCCTCGTCAGCAGCTATTGCGGGCTCTCGACCTTCGGCGGCTCCGAGGGAGTCGGGTGGGCGACGACGCGCGCCGTGGTGAACTCTTCCTTGGCGATCTTGATGCTCAACTTCTTCATCTCGGGCGTCGCGCTCCTGATCTTCCCGCCGTGATTCGCTTCAAGAACCTCGTCAAGTCGTTCGGCCCGAAGCGCGTCCTCGACGACGTCAGCTTCGACGTGCAGCGCGGCGAGGTCTTCTTCATCATCGGCGCATCGGGCGTGGGCAAGAGCGTGCTCATCAAGCACTTGATTGGCCTTCTGGCGCCCGACGGCGGTGAGATCTGGCTCGACGATCACGAGGTGAGCCGCCTCCCCGAAGAGGGCATGTTCGACGTTCGAAAGAAGTGCGCCATGGTGTTCCAACACTCCACGCTCTTCGATTCGATGTCGTGCGCCGAGAACGTCGCCTTGCCGCTCCGAAAGCACAAGCACCTCGGAATGAAGGACGCGCTCGCCGAGGCCCGGCGCCGCCTCGAAGTCGTCCACATGCAAGAGTTCGCCGACCGCTTCCCCTCGGAGCTCGGCGACGGAATGCGAAAACGCGTGGCCATCGCGCGGGCCCTCACGCTCGACCCCGAATACGTCCTCTTTGACGAGCCCACGACCTCGCTCGATCCGGTCAGCGCGAGGCGCGTGGACAAGCTCATCCGCGAGCTGTCCGATCGACTTGGCGTGACCTCCATCGTGGTCAGCCACGATCTCGTGAGCATCTTCTCCATCGCCGATCGCATCGTCATGCTCTACCGGGGCAAGGTGAAGAAGATCGGCACGCGGGAAGAGTTCAGAACCAGCGGCGACGCCATCATCGATCAGTTCATCCACGGTCGCGCCAGCGGCCCCATGGAGGCGTGAGCCATGACGCCGACAATCGCCGCACGGGACGCCGCGCCCATGCGCTATAACCACGGCGAGCCGGAGGTGCCGTGAGCGAGCGTTCTATCGAGGTGAAGGTCGGCTTGCTCATCCTCGTGTCGATGGCCCTGCTTGGGGGCCTCGTCCTCGTCATGAGCGGCTTGAGCCTCGAGCGCGCGTACCCGGTGTACGTCGACTTCGACAACCCGGGAGGGCTTCAGTCGGGCGCGCCGGTGCGCATGGCCGGCGTCCGCGTGGGCAACGTCAAAGAGCTCCGCTTTATGGGCGGCATCATCGATCCGAAGACCAAGCGCCGCACGCTGGTGCGGGCCGAGCTGTCCGTCTATCAGCGCGTCAAGGAGTCGATCCGCGAGGATGCGACCTTCTACGTGACGACGCAGGGCGTCCTCGGCGAGCAGTTCTTGGCGATCGATCCCGGCTCCCCCGAGCGCCCCATGCTGGCCGACGGCGCCATCGTCAAAGGCATCGACCCGCCGCGCCTCGACCTCTTTTTGGCCAAGGCCTACGAGCTGCTCGACGTCACCATCACGGGCATTCGAAACAACCGCGAGCTCATCGCCGAGATCGCGCAGAGCACGGCCACGCTCCTCAAGGGCCTCGCCAGCGTTGTCACAGACCAGCGCGAGCGCATCGATCGCATCGCGCAGAACCTCGAGGCGTTGAGCGTCGAGTCGACGGGCCTGGTGAAAGACGTCCGCGGCCGCGTCAACGATCCGCGGCTGACGCGCACCCTCGAGAACGTCGACCGCATCGCCGCCGACGTGCAACGCGACTCGGCTCCCCTCTTGAAGGACGCTCGCGAGACGCTCGCGAACCTCAACCGCACAACGGCCCTCGTGGGCGACCCCAAGGAGCAAGAGCGCTACAAGAAGGCGCTCCGCGACCTCGCCGAGCTCTTGGGCCGAGCCAACGTCACCGCCGCCGATGCGCAGACCGTGGTGGCCAAGATCAAACGGGGCGAAGGCACCGTCGGCGCCCTCGTGATGGACGAGGAGATCTACGACGACATCCAGGAGATGGTGCGGGACCTCAAGCACAACCCCTGGAAGTTCTTGTGGCGCGAATGACGCGGTAGCGACCGGCCGCGCGGCGGCGCTACTCGGGCGCCGCGTCGGGGGGCGGCGTCGACGCTTCGATGATCGGCGCGTCGGACGCTACGCCATCACGGGGCCCGTCGCGCGGCGCGTCGCGGGCTGCGTCAGCGGGCGCGGGCTGCGGAGGCGTCTGCGAAATAGACCGCAAGTCGGCCGTGCAGAGCCGGCCGCCCTTCTGCTGAGGAACGCACACGAGACCGACGTCGCAGTCGGCAGTGACGGCGCACGCGGCCCCCTCGCCCACGAGCCTCGGCGCTTGGCTGCATGACGCGAGCAGCACGAGCGCGGGGCCGAGGGCCACCGAGGCTACGAGGAGGACGCGAAACACGAGCCCAAAGGTAGTCGAAATTGCGCGCTACTGGAGCACCAGGAGCACGTCACCCTCGGAGACGGCCTGTCCTTCGGTGCAGGCGATGGATGCGACGGTTCCCGAGGCGGGAGCCTCAACCGGCATTTCCATCTTCATGGACTCCAAGATGACGCAGGTCTGGCCCTCCGAGACGGCTTCGCCGACCGTCACTTCGATCTTCCAAACCGTGCCTGTGATGTGGGCGCGAACGTCTGTGGCCATGGCCGGCGAAGCTAGCGAGTTTTGGAGGCCCTTGGGCCCAAAAGTGGGAGCCTTCCCTCGCCGCGTGACGCCAGCGAGACGGGAGGCGGCATTTCCCCAACTGTTTTCCTGGAGAAGCGAGGTTTTTCGGCCTCCGGTGCCCCATCGGAGTGGAACAGTCGGAAAGAACGCACGTCCCCTTTGCGAGCAGCGCCATCCCACGGTATTTTTTCGTACCGCTTCCACCTCACCGCGCTAGAAGGAGGGTCCGGCCCTGCGGCTTGTCTTTTTTGGCGTGTCCTTTTCTGGCACGCCTCCTATCGCGGTAGTTTCTTCTTAGCCTCGCCCGTCCCCCAGCACCCCAAACTCGACGAGAACATCCCATGGCGGAACAGAAGGAGAGCTCTGTCCTCTTCTCCCTCAAGGAGCTGATGAACCTTGAGGAGGATCGGATCAAGCAGGAGGAGGACGATCGCAAGCGCAAGGAAGAAGAAGCGCTCCGTGCGAAGCTCGACGGTGAGCGCAAGGCTCGGGAGGCCGAAGAGACTCGCTTGCGCGCCGCCGAAGAGGAGCGCCGCGTTCAAGAGCAACGCTCCCGCGAGGAGCAAGCTCGCATCGACGCCATCCGCCAAGGCGAGGTCGAGAAGGCGCGGCTCGACGCCGAGAACGCAGCCCGCATGGAAGCGATCCGGCACCAGCAGGAGCATGAGCGGCAGCTCGTGCACATGAAGGAAACGAGCGGCAAGAAGAAGCTCACCTTCATGATCGCCGGCCTCGCCGTTCTCTTCGTGGCCGGCGCCATCGGTGGCGGCATCGCCATCAAGAACTCCATGGACGACGCCGACCGCGTTCGCGCCGAGAAGGTCGCCCTTGAAGCGAAGCTCACGGAGCTCGACTCAGAGAAGAAGCGCATCCAGCTCGAGATCGAGAAGGCCAGCGGCGAAGAAAAAGAGCGCCTCATGAAGCAGCTCGCCGACAAGGAGCGCGAAATCGCGAGCGCCAAGACGACGCCAGTGGCAGGCCCCGCCAAGGCGCGCACCGGCGGGCCCGGCCCAGCCGCAAAGCCGAAGAGCGACAAGCCCTGCAACTGCCAACCGGGCGACCCGCTCTGCTCCTGTCTGTGATCTCGCTGTAACCAGCGCGCGCATCCTTCGGCCGGCCTCGACTTCGCGTCGGGCGCCGGCCGAATGCGTTTTGTGCTACCTGGCGTGGATGATCGCGAAGGAGCGGCTCATCTTCGCCCTCGACGTCGCGTCGCGAAGGGCCGGAGAGACGTTGCTCGACGATGGCGGTCTCGCGAGCGGCCTCGGGATGCTCAAGATCGGCCTCGAACTCTTCGTGGCCGAGGGGCCCGGCGTCGTGACGCTCGGCGCCGAGCGGAAATTGCCCGTCTTCTTGGACCTGAAGCTCCACGACATCCCCGAGACCGTCGAGCGAGCCGTGGGGCGCGCCGTCGACCTCGGCGTCCGATTCCTTACGGTCCACGCCAGCGGCGGCCCGAAGATGCTTGAACGCGCCGTGCGCCGCACCGAGGGCTCCATCACGAGCATCGTTGCCGTGACCGTCCTGACCTCCCTCGACGACGCCGATCTCGCCGCCACGGGCGTCGCCCGCGGCACTGCCGAGCATGCCGCGCTCTTGGCGCACGCGGCCTCCCTGGCGGGCGTGCGCGCCTTCGTCTGCTCCCCGCGAGAGGTGAGCGCGCTGCGCAGAGCGTTGCCATCGCCGGCAGCGTTCACTTTCATCACGCCGGGGGTACGCCTCGCCGGCGCCGCCTCGTCTGATCAGAAGCGAACCGCGACGGCCGCCGAGGCCATCGCCGATGGCGCCGACTACGTCGTCGTCGGAAGACCCATCCGTGACGCCGCCAAGCCCGCTGACGTCGCCACTGTCATGGTCCGTGAAATCGAGGAAGGACTTGCGCGCCGATGCGTCTGATCGTTGGAATGCAGCCGGTGCGCGAAGCCATCGCAGCGCACGGTGAGAAGCTGGGCCGGGTTCTCGTGGCCAAAGACGGAGGCCCCAAGGTCGATGCGCTTTCGCGCTTCGCGCGCGACCGCGGCGCCAAGGTAGAGACCGTGGAGCGACGCGAGCTCGACTCCATCGCGCGGGGCGCCTACCACCAAAACGTCATCGCCTACGCGCCCGAGCTGGCGTTCGTAGAGGCGGCCGATCTCGTCGTCCTCGACAAGCCCATCGTGCTCGCCCTCGACGAAATCGAAGATCCGCAAAACTTTGGGGCCATCGTCCGGAGCGCAGTGGCGCTCGGCGCTGCCGCGGTGATGTGGCCCGAACACCACTCGGCACCGCTCACGCCGGCGACCTTCCGCGCTTCCGCGGGCGCCATCGAGCACGCGCGCCTTTGCCGCGTGTCGTCTTTGCCGAGCGCGCTCGCCGAGCTCAAAGCGGCGGGCTTCGCCATCGTCGGCCTCGATGCCAACGGCGACGCGGACCTCTCCACCATGGCGCTCCGCGCGCCGCTCGTGCTGGTCGTCGGCGCCGAAGGCAAAGGCCTAAGGAAGCCGGTCAAAGGCGCCTGCGACGCGCTCGCGCGGCTCCCGATGCGCGGGCCGGTGGCCTCGCTGAACGCTTCTGTCGCCGCCGCCGTGGCGCTCTATGAAGTGACACGTGCGACGTGAGCGTGACCGGAGCTTCGGGACTGTTATGGCTTTCCCGAGAGCAACCTGCGCAAGCCGCTAGGCCAAGACGAGCGCGCGGATCTGAACTCTTGCGGCACTCCGGCGTGCGTCGACGAAGGCGGCGGTGCCGACATCGAGCCCCGTCAGGTGCTGCGCCATGCGGCCGATGGCAAACGGCATCACGTGGAGCCCGATGAGCGTGAGGAGCAACTGCGGGCGATCCTGGACCCGGAAGGCCCCGGCATCCATGCCAGCTTTCAAGAACGCGTCCGACGCCACGAGCACCGGCGCCACAAGGTCCGCGTGGCGCGCCTGGGCGAAAGCCCCCCAGTCCATCATCTCGCGGGCCACGATGCGCGCCGCGAAGGGGTGTCGAGAGAACGCGCCAACGACGCCGTCGGTCATCCGGTCGAGCATCTCCTCCCATGGCCCGCCCGGCGTGACGGCCGCCGCGATGCTCGAGCCGAGCTCCATCACGAGGCGCTCGAGGACCGCGCCGTAGAGCAGATCCTTGCTGGGGAAGTGGTGAAACAGCGACGCCTTGCGGAGGCCCACCGCCTCCGCGAGGTCGTTCATGCTGCAACCCGCGAAGCCCCGCTCCGCAAAGAGACGCGTCGCCTGGTCGAGGATCTCGTCCTTGCGGCCGCGCGTCCCTTCGAGGTTCATACGTCGTCCAGGATCGACGCGTCGCCGAAGGGGCCCGTCATGGATGGCTCGGACCCTTGCCCTTCCGGCACGCGCACCGGCTTCAGGATCTCGGTTACCGCCGAGACGAGCTCGGGCTCGACCTCGCGAGGCAGGATCGAGCCGGCGTGGAAGAGCGCGAAGCCGACGTACTCGTGCAGAAGCTGCGTGAGCCACGCGTCGGGGTCCTCGCCGGCGAGCGCCGCGAGGTTCTTGGCGACGCGTTCGGGCTTCAAGGTGCCGTCGGCGAGCGGCCCGGCGCCCATGAAGAGCGGATCGTAGACGCCGCCGCCGGTCGCGAAGCGCGAGAGGCCGTCGCGAAGCTCACCGCCCTTCCCCGACTCGTCGCAACGACGGTGAATCTCGGCGAGGCCCGGATTGAAGGCGTCGACGATGGCCTCGGCGCCTTCGGGGCGGGGAGCCATCATCGTGGCGAAGCCGCCGCTTAGGAGCTGGAAGACGGCCTGCGAGACCTCAAACTCGAGCTGGCCGATGCGACGGCCGATCTCCGCCACGCTCCGTTTGCCATCGACTTGCGCGAAGACCTCCGCGAGCTCGTCGGGGACCTTCTTGTCTTTCCCCGTCGGCACGACGATGTACGTCTCGCTCGGGATCTTTTCCCGAAAGTAGCGCATCTCGTCCATGCGCCGCGCTCCCTCCATCAGGAGGCCCGCCGTTGGCAGGTTGTGCCGCGTGAGCATCTGCGCTTCGTACCGGTCGAAGAAGTAGAACATGCCCTCGCTGACGAGCATCGTCCCGAAGAAGACCTCCTCGGCCTGGCGACGGATCATCTCGAAGAGTTCTTTCTGCGTGACGAACTCGAGCTCAAGGGCGGCTTCGCCGAAGCGCTTGCCCGTGGCCTTTGCCGACGCCACGGTCTCTTCGACCTGCGTGCGCGTCACGACGCCGAAGCGGTACAGCACCTCGCCGAGGCGCTCCGCCTCGACAGTGGTGGCGGCGCCAACAAGGTTTCCCTGGTCGAAGTAGAGCGACCGCATGCCCGTCTCGTCGACCACGACGAGTTCGCCATGCCAGTTGGACTGAGCGATGAGCGAAATGGTGTCGCACACGGCGCCCGGCGCCCTGACTTCACCGGCCAGCTTGAGGACAGGCCCAGCGCGATCGGCCCGCAAGAAGATGACGTCGCTCGGACTCCATTGGATCCGCCACTCGCCGTTGCGAGCTCGGAGCATCTGACTGGCCACGCGCCCGACTGGGTGCACGGTACCGGTGCTGTCGACGCGCAGGAGGGCGTCGTCGCGGTCCGCCATGCGCCCGAGAATACACTCCTCGTCGGTCAAATCGCGACATTGTGGGGGTTTCGTGACAAAACTGCGGGACCCATGGCTGATCCCGCCCCGAAAAGTGGCCCCCCGGCCCCCGGCTCCCCCGGCCCGGGCCCTGCGAGCACGCCGGAGGCGCTCGGCAGGGCCTTGGCTGGCGCGTCGTACCTCGCGAACGACCGACTCGCCCTGACGGCCTGGTTGGCGCTGGCGCTCGACAAGCCGCTGCTGGTCGAGGGGCCCGCCGGTGTAGGGAAAACGGATCTCGCCCGGGCCCTCGCCGAGGCCTTGGGCCGCGAGCGTCTGCGGCTCCAGTGCTACGAGGGCCTCGACGAGGCGAAAGCCCTCTACGAGTGGGACTACGCCAAGCAGATCCTCTTCACGCAGCTCCTTCAGGGGACGCTGGCGGCGCGGACCGCGGGCGCGTCCACCGTCGCCGAGGCGCTCGATCGCCTCGAGGGCGAGGCCTCGGCATTCTTCGGTCCCCGCTTTCTCTTGGCGCGCCCCCTGCTCGCGGCCCTAACAGCGGAGGCGCCTGTCGTGTTGCTCATCGACGAGGTCGATCGGGCCGATCCGGAGTTCGAAGCCTTCCTCCTCGAACTGCTCGGTGAAAAGCAGGTCACGATCCCCGAGCTAGGCACCGTTCGCGCGAAGCACTCGCCCCTCGTGGTCCTCACGACCAACGGCACGCGCGACATGACCGATGCGCTCCGAAGGCGGTGCCTGCACGCGTTCGTCGACTACCCTACCCCGTCGCGCGAGGTCGCGATCCTCGAGCTGCGCGTTCCTGGTATCGGACGGGCCCTAGCCGAGAAGCTCGCCACCGTCGCGGCCGCGGTTCGAGCCATGGACCTGCGGAAGGCGCCGAGCATCTCCGAGTCCGTCGACTGGGCGCGCGCTCTCGTGTTGCTCGGCAAGAACGCGCTCGACGCCGACACGGCGCGCGAGACGCTTGGGCTCCTGCTCAAATACGAAGAGGACCGGGCCCGCGTCGAGGGGAAGCTCGACGCGCTCCTTTGAGCCTTCCGTCATCGGCATAAGCGGGCCGCGTCCGCCGGCGCGAGCAACGCGAACTCGTTGCGCTCGCAGTCGTCGCCAGCCGCACGGCACGCGTTGTTGGCGAGGCACTCGGGCGTCGCGCTCGTGCAGCGACCGCCGGCCGCAGCCAGCTTTGCAGGTCACGTCACCGGCGCGAACGCAGAAGGACTCAAGCTCGGCCCGGCGGTAGCCGAGAGAACACGATGGGGTATTTGCCGCCGGACCGGCGTGCCGCACTTGGAAACCCGCGGCTGGCGGTACCGCGTTTCTCGGCCCGCGCCGGGGCGCCCGGATCAAGGATCGTCCGGAAGGTAATCTGCCTTTCTCGGATCAACCGCGCTGCATTGGGTCGCCCAGAAGCCGCCCACCAGTCTGGGGCGAGAGCCATCAGCGTTTCGAAGGTCAAGCTTCGCCAAGGGCTGAATCGTCTCCAGCGCGAAGTCGCGGTCCGAGAGCGCCTGATCGGCTGTGTACCCGATCTCTCGCGCGGCGGAAGCGACCCGCGCCATGTAGCCGCTCCAGTCCCATGCGGGGCCCGGATCCGTGTGACCGCTGCGACCACCGCAGATCTGCGTGGTCGCGCACGGCGTCGACTGCTCGTCGGTCTTGGGCACTTGGTGGTGGCCGATGATGTGCTCGCGGTCGAGGGGATGCGGTAACGCTTCGCGAGGTCCGCCACGTCTGGCGCTGCCGTCGTAGAGGGCGGCAGAATACGGCACGGCATGGCCGTTCCGGTCGACGCCCTTGGCGTACCCGTCGTGCTCGATGCCGATCGCGTAGGCGTTCATGACCGAGTGAAACGCGTGGTTGGCGATGTCGCGCTCCTTCACCATCTGCACAACGCCGCCCTTCGCGTACACCACGTAGTGCGAGCTCGACTCCCCCGTGGGCCTCCGAAACAAGTTGATCGCCGCGGAGGCCGGGCCCTCGATGTCGTGAATGACGATGTAGCGAATGAGGCCGGGGCGTCCCCGCTGGAAGGCGATGGGGCCCGAAGGAATGAACACCGAGCCAGGCGCTTCGCCAGGTCCCGTGGTCATGTCGGAGATGGACAGCGCACCCTCGTCGGACTCCTCTTCCGAGCCCGGACCGTCGGTGCTCGTCGAACAGGCCACGAGGGTCACCGTGAGTGAAGCGAGCGCGAAGACTCGAGTCCGAAGGTTCATACCGGACACGGTCGCAAGCGTCGTACCGCCCACCTGTGCCCGAAGCGTGCATATGGCTCGATGGGCAAGAAACGGCGGCAGCTTTCGCCCCCCTCCGACTGCTTCGAATCGGGAAGGTACAATCCCGGGCACCACCCTGGATCGCCCGGCACGACTTGGGCCGCCTAAGCTGGTATCGTGGCGCCCCAGGAAATTCTCTGCCGCCCAATCGGGCCTCCCCATCCTCGTCGTCTCGTTGGGCCTCGTGGCCTGTGGCGGCGGCGACGCCGTCACCACGCCGCCGGAGACCCCGGCCGCGGCCGCCAACAAGCCGGCGCCGAAACACCACGGCCCCGACGGGCAAAAGCCCATCGTCCACCTCGCGACGCCCGACGGGCGAGTCGGGCTCACGCTCGACCGCAGCGGCGCCAAGCCAAAGATGATGCGCGACGGTTCGAAAGACATCGTCGAGCTGACGATGGAAGAGGACCGCCACGCGGGCTCCCTTCGTGGAACGTATTTCGTCACGCCGTCGGGCTCCCGCGCGCTGCACCTCTCAACGCACGGCCACTACACGCTCTACGAAGGGCGTGACGAGTTGCCTTTGCGCGCCGATCGCGATGCCGCGGCGCTCGGCGCCGCCACCGTGGCCGGTGAGCCCAAGAAGGAGAAGGCCCTGTGGGAGCTCGCCGCCGCCGCGCTCACCCCCGTCGCCGTCCGGACGAAGATGGCGTCAATGAAGCCGGAAGACGCGAGCCGCCTCGCCAAGGTCGAGGAAGCCATCAAGGGCGCATCGAAGGAGATGTTTGTTCGCTACGTCGTCAAGGGCACCGAAGGCAGCGCGGCATCTTTGCAACCTACACCTAACAACTTCGGCGGCACGGCCTACGGCGGCGTCGGGCGGCGGTCCGACGAGAAGTGGGACGCGGCCAAGGCCAAGGGCCTGAAGAAGTTCGGCGGTGAGGCCCGCGGGTTCTCGCACCCGGAGAGCAAGGGCAACCACATCCAGGTCGTCACGCTCGACGGGTATCCGGCACCCTTGGCGTCGGGCACCCCGGGTCTCGTGTGGGAGGTCGATGAGACGCAGGCGACCTTCGTAACGCTCGACGGCGCGCGCTACGTCGTCTCGCTGAACCAAAAGGACATCGTCCTTGAGCCGGGCGCCGGGACCGACGACAAGTGGCCCGCGCCCGTGCAGCACGCGCTCATGGACATCTCCGATGCGACCGCGCTCGTGAAGGTCGGCGAGCTCCCCAAGAAGGTCGAAGAAGAGCTCTTCGCTCAGGACGACGAATGGAACAAGTGCGCCCAGAAGGTCTGGGGCGGCGTGCAACGGGCGATGGACACGGGCAAGTTCACCGAGGCCGATCGCAAAGACACGGTGAAAAAGGCCGAGAAGACCTGCGCTGCGGCCGTGCAGAAGCAGGAGAAGTCGTTCCTCACCCTCGTCGAGGCGCGAGCCAAGGCGCGCCAGGCCCTCTTCGAGACGGCGAAGGCGCGCGTCCGCGAAGTCTCCAAGAAGTAGACACAGGACACCGAGAGCACGACGCCGCACACCTTGCGGCACGCGCCTTGCTGCCGCAGGGGCCATGCGTAACCAAGCATGGCTCCCGGCCGCTGCCCCCCTGGTCGCGGCGCTTCTGCTCGCCGGCCCCGCACGCGCCGACGAACCTTGCGAAGGCGCGAGACCGTGCCGTGTCGACCCGGCCGTCGCCGTTCGAGTGTTGTCGGCCAAGGCTGAAGCGGAAGGCGACGCCCGGCTCGTGGGGGGCCTTGTCGTCGGTGCGATGTCCGTTGGTGCGCTCGCCGTCGCGCTGCAGACCGACCGCTCCGTCGCCGACGCAAGCGCCACGGTAGCGGTCACGGGGGCCCTTCTCACCCCCGCTCTCCTCTTCGTACGCGGCCCCCATGAGCGCCTCCTCGCTCGCTACAAGGAGCGCCTGGGAAAGGGCCTTTCGCATCAGGAAGCCACCGCGCGCACGGTCGACGACTGGGAGGAGCAGGCGGACACGGCGCGCAGCTGGCGCATCGGCGGAGGCATCGCCGCCATCGCGATCGGCAGCATCCTCGCCGGGGCTTCCGCCCTTGCGCTCGGCGCGAGCAAGAGCTCGGGCCCCGATCATTCGACGCGCGGCCTCGGTTGGATCTTCCTCGGAACGGGTGCGGCCGTCGCAGGTACCGGCGTGGTCTCGCTCGCCGTCCCGAGCCCCTTGGAGCGGAGCCTCGAGGAGCTGCACGGCGGTCGGTCGACACCTCACGAGGGCGCCACGCTAACGCGCCACCTGCCTGGGCTTCAGGTGAGCGGCACCTTCTGAATCGGCGCCGTGCGTGAACCGACGTTCGCGGGCGGAGGCCTCACAGCGCGGCCCGCACCACACCGCACCGCATCTCACGGCATG contains the following coding sequences:
- a CDS encoding ABC transporter permease → MSDSALPLSRRPREGFITATLRLIGTTAMELTLAGRDLFSVFARTLYFLTTRRRDRATLMRQAFEMGNRSVFFLVVTMGFIGTILIYQGGLQLKRVVPDFSQLGANFLQLLVRDIAASIGALMLATRIGAGIAAEIGSMVVTEQVDALRMCSADPIDFLVVPRFVAGLVMTGFLIVLGGAVAFGAGALTAHIAFEVPFEVFITARSVRLGDLVTGAAKCVAYGAAIPLVSSYCGLSTFGGSEGVGWATTRAVVNSSLAILMLNFFISGVALLIFPP
- a CDS encoding ATP-binding cassette domain-containing protein — encoded protein: MIRFKNLVKSFGPKRVLDDVSFDVQRGEVFFIIGASGVGKSVLIKHLIGLLAPDGGEIWLDDHEVSRLPEEGMFDVRKKCAMVFQHSTLFDSMSCAENVALPLRKHKHLGMKDALAEARRRLEVVHMQEFADRFPSELGDGMRKRVAIARALTLDPEYVLFDEPTTSLDPVSARRVDKLIRELSDRLGVTSIVVSHDLVSIFSIADRIVMLYRGKVKKIGTREEFRTSGDAIIDQFIHGRASGPMEA
- a CDS encoding MCE family protein, translating into MALLGGLVLVMSGLSLERAYPVYVDFDNPGGLQSGAPVRMAGVRVGNVKELRFMGGIIDPKTKRRTLVRAELSVYQRVKESIREDATFYVTTQGVLGEQFLAIDPGSPERPMLADGAIVKGIDPPRLDLFLAKAYELLDVTITGIRNNRELIAEIAQSTATLLKGLASVVTDQRERIDRIAQNLEALSVESTGLVKDVRGRVNDPRLTRTLENVDRIAADVQRDSAPLLKDARETLANLNRTTALVGDPKEQERYKKALRDLAELLGRANVTAADAQTVVAKIKRGEGTVGALVMDEEIYDDIQEMVRDLKHNPWKFLWRE
- a CDS encoding biotin/lipoyl-binding carrier protein codes for the protein MATDVRAHITGTVWKIEVTVGEAVSEGQTCVILESMKMEMPVEAPASGTVASIACTEGQAVSEGDVLLVLQ
- the pyrF gene encoding orotidine-5'-phosphate decarboxylase; this encodes MIAKERLIFALDVASRRAGETLLDDGGLASGLGMLKIGLELFVAEGPGVVTLGAERKLPVFLDLKLHDIPETVERAVGRAVDLGVRFLTVHASGGPKMLERAVRRTEGSITSIVAVTVLTSLDDADLAATGVARGTAEHAALLAHAASLAGVRAFVCSPREVSALRRALPSPAAFTFITPGVRLAGAASSDQKRTATAAEAIADGADYVVVGRPIRDAAKPADVATVMVREIEEGLARRCV
- the rlmB gene encoding 23S rRNA (guanosine(2251)-2'-O)-methyltransferase RlmB, yielding MRLIVGMQPVREAIAAHGEKLGRVLVAKDGGPKVDALSRFARDRGAKVETVERRELDSIARGAYHQNVIAYAPELAFVEAADLVVLDKPIVLALDEIEDPQNFGAIVRSAVALGAAAVMWPEHHSAPLTPATFRASAGAIEHARLCRVSSLPSALAELKAAGFAIVGLDANGDADLSTMALRAPLVLVVGAEGKGLRKPVKGACDALARLPMRGPVASLNASVAAAVALYEVTRAT
- a CDS encoding TetR/AcrR family transcriptional regulator; this translates as MNLEGTRGRKDEILDQATRLFAERGFAGCSMNDLAEAVGLRKASLFHHFPSKDLLYGAVLERLVMELGSSIAAAVTPGGPWEEMLDRMTDGVVGAFSRHPFAARIVAREMMDWGAFAQARHADLVAPVLVASDAFLKAGMDAGAFRVQDRPQLLLTLIGLHVMPFAIGRMAQHLTGLDVGTAAFVDARRSAARVQIRALVLA
- a CDS encoding DUF4388 domain-containing protein, translated to MADRDDALLRVDSTGTVHPVGRVASQMLRARNGEWRIQWSPSDVIFLRADRAGPVLKLAGEVRAPGAVCDTISLIAQSNWHGELVVVDETGMRSLYFDQGNLVGAATTVEAERLGEVLYRFGVVTRTQVEETVASAKATGKRFGEAALELEFVTQKELFEMIRRQAEEVFFGTMLVSEGMFYFFDRYEAQMLTRHNLPTAGLLMEGARRMDEMRYFREKIPSETYIVVPTGKDKKVPDELAEVFAQVDGKRSVAEIGRRIGQLEFEVSQAVFQLLSGGFATMMAPRPEGAEAIVDAFNPGLAEIHRRCDESGKGGELRDGLSRFATGGGVYDPLFMGAGPLADGTLKPERVAKNLAALAGEDPDAWLTQLLHEYVGFALFHAGSILPREVEPELVSAVTEILKPVRVPEGQGSEPSMTGPFGDASILDDV
- a CDS encoding MoxR family ATPase, with amino-acid sequence MADPAPKSGPPAPGSPGPGPASTPEALGRALAGASYLANDRLALTAWLALALDKPLLVEGPAGVGKTDLARALAEALGRERLRLQCYEGLDEAKALYEWDYAKQILFTQLLQGTLAARTAGASTVAEALDRLEGEASAFFGPRFLLARPLLAALTAEAPVVLLIDEVDRADPEFEAFLLELLGEKQVTIPELGTVRAKHSPLVVLTTNGTRDMTDALRRRCLHAFVDYPTPSREVAILELRVPGIGRALAEKLATVAAAVRAMDLRKAPSISESVDWARALVLLGKNALDADTARETLGLLLKYEEDRARVEGKLDALL
- a CDS encoding N-acetylmuramoyl-L-alanine amidase, which translates into the protein MNLRTRVFALASLTVTLVACSTSTDGPGSEEESDEGALSISDMTTGPGEAPGSVFIPSGPIAFQRGRPGLIRYIVIHDIEGPASAAINLFRRPTGESSSHYVVYAKGGVVQMVKERDIANHAFHSVMNAYAIGIEHDGYAKGVDRNGHAVPYSAALYDGSARRGGPREALPHPLDREHIIGHHQVPKTDEQSTPCATTQICGGRSGHTDPGPAWDWSGYMARVASAAREIGYTADQALSDRDFALETIQPLAKLDLRNADGSRPRLVGGFWATQCSAVDPRKADYLPDDP